CTTGACTTTCCATCAGGAGGGCAAGCTCTCTCCTTTATTAAAGAACAAGGACTCGAAGGCGTACCTGTCAAAGTAGGCATGGAGCTTTTTTACAAAGAAGGTGCAGAAATTGTGCGCGTATTAAAAGAGCAGGGGCATGCGATCTTTCTTGATTTAAAATTGCATGACATCCCAAACACTGTTCAATCAGCTATGAAAAACCTGGCTTCTTTAGGGGTGGATGTAGTAAATGTTCATGCCGCTGGAGGCTCTGAAATGATACAAGCCGCAAAGAAAGGTTTACTAGAAGGAACAAGGATAGGAGAAACTCCTCCGCTTCTTTTAGCAGTAACTCAACTCACCTCTACAACAGAAAGCATGTTACATGAAGAGCTTGGAATCTCCCTGACGCTTGAAGAAACCGTGGTAAACTATGCGAAAATGGCCCACCGGTCCGGTGCAGATGGTGTTGTTTGCTCCGCCCATGAGGTAAGTGCAATACGTCAAGCTTTACCTGATTCTTTCTACCTTCTTTGTCCTGGAATTCGTTTGAAAGCGGGACCTCATCATGATCAGAAGCGGGTCGTCACACCAAGCAGGGCCAGAGAGCTTGGGGTTGACTCCATCGTCGTTGGAAGAGGGATTACAAAAGCAGATAAGCCTGTAGAAATGTATCGATTATTTAGTGAGGAGTGGACATATGTTAAGTAATAAACAACTTGCAAAGCGATTATTTGAAATCGAGGCTCTCCAATTTAGTCCAGAAGATCCTTTTAAATGGACATCTGGCATATTGTCTCCTGTTTATTGTGATAATCGACTCGTGATGAGTGATGTCCGGTTAAGAAAAGAGATTGCTCAATCCTTAGCGGAGAAGATACGGGAAGATTACCCAGACACAGATCTTATAGCAGGATGTGCAACAGCGGGGATTCCTCATGCGGCTTGGGTAGCAGAATGTCTGGGTCTTCCTATGGTATATGTAAGAGATAAAGCGAAAGGTCATGGCAAAGGGAATCAAATTGAAGGAAGTATGGAAGCTGGACAAAATGCGATCGTCATCGAAGATTTGATCTCGACCGGGAAAAGCTCGATCGCTGCTGCACAGGCTCTTCAAAAAGAGGGGATCAACGTTACAGGTGTCTTAGCCTTATTCTCCTATGAACTACAAAAAGCAGTAGAGGCATTTCGGGATGCTGACCTTTCCTATCAATCATTAACGACATTTCCTTACTTACTTCAGGTGATGAAGGAGGAAGAGAAAGTGGCGGAGGAAAGCTATGCTCGTTTACGAGAGTGGAATCAAGACCCTGAAGCTTTTTCATATAATTACCAAGGGTAAATGCTCTTGTCAGCATGAACCTTCCGTTGTACAATCATGTCAAATGTACACATAAAGGGTCGTGATGACATGTCTTTTAAAAAGCAAGCAACAGTAATGAGTAGCAATGCTGTGCTTGGTGTGTTTACGTGTTACTTATACCTCTACTTTTGGATCTTCCTATCAATGGCGGCTCCGATTTTCAATATTAAAGCTCTATTGAGCCTCATCATTTCACTTACGCTATTTGGTGTCCTTAATGTTCTTTTAATTGGACGAGGACAAAAAAGAGAGTGGTTGTATGCTTTTTTAACATACTTCGGAGCCATTGCTTTATTTGTAGGCATCTTTTGGGCTTATTGATTAATAAAGAAAAAGGACGAAATCCAGCAGATTTCGTCCTTTTTTTATGCGTCTGATTGATTGTTTTTCATAGTACGAATAAACGCTTCATCCGGTGTAACAAAAAGTGTCTTCTGATTGTCATAGGTAACAAAACCAGGCTTAGCCCCGTTTGGTTTCTTAACATGACGGATCAACGTGTAATCTACTGGGACAGAAGAGGAAGCCTTCGATTTACTGAAATAGGCAGCGAGTAAAGCTGCTTCTTGCAGTGTCTCATCACTCGGATCCTCACTTCTGATCACCACATGTGACCCAGGGATATCTTTCGTGTGTAACCAATAGTCATTGCGGTTAGCCATGCGCGTGGTTACATATTCATTTTGCTTGTTGTTCTTTCCGACTAGGATGGTTGTGCCATCAGTTGATATATACGTTTCAGGCTTAGGTGCTTGTGGTTTCTTTTTCTTCTTTTGTGGTTTTGCTTTCATATAGCCTTCTTCACGTAGCTCTTCTCTTATTTCCTCAACATCCTCTTCACGGGCTGATTCAATTTGTTGGATAAGTTGATCGAAGTAAGCAATTTCTTCTTTTGCTTTTTCGATTTCTGTTTGCACAACTTCTTTAGATTTTTTCATCTTTGAATAGGTAGCAAAGTAACTTTGTGCGTTTTCACTCGGAGTTTTATTAGGGTTTAACTCAATCGTTCGTTCCCCTTGTTCTGGGTCGTAATAATCAACGACTGTGACGGACGCATCCCCTTGTTTAACAAGATGCATATGAGCCGTCAATAGTTCTCCTTGCCGCTGAAATTCATCTGCTTTTTCGGCTTTTTGAAGGGTTTCTTCATGTTTTTTGATTTTACGAATGTTTTTATCACGTTCATTCTTCATAAAACGAGCAAGATCACCAGCTTGCTGCTTGACACGGTCTCGTTCTGCTTTCCCGCTATAGTAGGCATCAAGAAGTTCACTGACTGTGTTATACGTTTCTGTTTCAGCTTGAATAGATTCTAAAGGAAGAACGTAAAATTGTTCCTTCTGTCCTCTAAATAACTGAGGCGTATAATCATGTTGGATGAGCTGCTCTTGAATACGACTAAATGTTGCCTGATAAGTAGAAGCGGAGCCGAGACGAGCTCTATAATTAATCTCTGTCGCAATCATAGGTGAAAAGCCCATGAGAATGCCCATGATTTGTTTATCCATACGCCCAGAATTAAAGTCTAGTTTTTTCACAAAGACTTCTGGTTCTAGAGTAAGTGGGTTTGTCTTTCCTTGATCAGGAGGCCGGCGGTACGAGTGACCTGGTAGCACTGTACGGTAGCTGCTTTGAGAAGGAGAGACGTGTTTAATGCTGTCTAAAATCATGTCTCGTTCCTGATCAACTAAAATAATATTACTATGCTTACCCATGATTTCCATCACGAGAGTTTTGGTTGTTTCATCACCAATTTCGTCTTTTCCACGGACTTTGATTTGAATGACGCGCTCCATTTCAAGCTGTTCGATGGACTCAATAAATCCACCGACTAAGTGCTTGCGGAGAAGCATACAAAACATTGGCGGTTCTTTTGGATTTTGATACGTATCTTCTGTCACATGTATTCGAGCGTAGGAAGGGTGTGCTGAGAGTAAGAGACTGTGGTTTTTTCCTTTGCTACGAATCGTGACAATAAGTTCGGTTTGCGTTGGCTGATAGATCTTCATAATTCGTCCGGGAGTTAACATTTCCATTAATTCGTGTGTGACTGCCCGGGTGACAACGCCATCAAAAGACATGGTAATCACCTCACAATATACCGATTATAGCATTTTTTTGGACGAGTCTGAATAGATATAGCATAGACTCATCACTTTCAGGAGGAATGTTACGTGAATTGGTATCAATATAGTGCTGAGAATCTAGCGGAGAAGCTAGATGTAAATATGGACAAGGGACTCTCTTCAAAGCAAGCAGAGAGCCGCTTGAAAAAGCTTGGTCCCAATAAGTTAGAAGAGGGAAAATCAATCAATGTTCTGTTGTTATTTTTCCGCCAGTTTCAGGATTTCATGGTTCTTGTCCTTCTAGCAGCCACTCTCATTTCGGGATTACTCGGGGAATATGTGGATGCGGTTGCCATTATGGCTATAGTGTTTGTGAACGCAGTACTTGGTTTTTTTCAGGAACAGAAGGCGGAGAAGTCACTATCTAAACTAAAGGAACTTTCTGCCCCTCATGCTCAAGTATTGAGGGATGGGAGCTGGATTAAGGTTCCTTCTGCAGATCTTGTAATGGGAGATATCGTAAAAGTCACAAGTGGAGATCGTTTGAGTGCAGATCTTCGATTAATCAAGACGAGTGGGCTCGAGGTGGAGGAATCTTCTTTAACAGGTGAGTCACTTCCAGTGCTTAAGCATGAAAATCACTTAATGGATGAAACACTTGAACTTGGGGATCAGGCAAATATGGCTTTTTCAGGAACACTCGTAACTAGGGGCAGCGGGGTTGGAGTTGTGGTAGGGACTGGTATGAAAACGGCAATGGGACAGATCGCTTCGTTGCTCGTTCAAACATCGAGAAAGCCAACGCCTCTTGAGCGAAAGTTGGCTGAACTAGGGAAGATTCTGATCTTTACTGCCCTTTTGTTAACAGCGTTTGTTGTCGTTGTAGGCGTTTATCGTGGGCACCCATTATATGAAATGTTTTTAGCTGGTGTCTCTTTAGCGGTTGCCGCCATTCCAGAAGGGCTGCCTGCCATTGTTACAGTTGCGTTGTCACTTGGAGTTCAACGGATGATTAAGAAAAAGGCAATTGTCAGGAAGTTGTCAGCTGTTGAAACGTTAGGCTGCGCCTCCGTTATCTGTTCAGACAAGACGGGAACGATGACAGAAAATCAAATGACTGTAAAGCAAGTAAGTACGATAGAGGATCATTTGTACGTGACAGGCGAAGGGTATGATCCGTTTGGTGCATTTTTTGAACGGGATATTGAAACCAACGTGAGGGAAATTCCGGGGATTAATCGTATGCTTTTATACGGGTCGCTCTGTAACC
The nucleotide sequence above comes from Pontibacillus chungwhensis. Encoded proteins:
- the pyrF gene encoding orotidine-5'-phosphate decarboxylase, which produces MKPLYLALDFPSGGQALSFIKEQGLEGVPVKVGMELFYKEGAEIVRVLKEQGHAIFLDLKLHDIPNTVQSAMKNLASLGVDVVNVHAAGGSEMIQAAKKGLLEGTRIGETPPLLLAVTQLTSTTESMLHEELGISLTLEETVVNYAKMAHRSGADGVVCSAHEVSAIRQALPDSFYLLCPGIRLKAGPHHDQKRVVTPSRARELGVDSIVVGRGITKADKPVEMYRLFSEEWTYVK
- the pyrE gene encoding orotate phosphoribosyltransferase; translation: MLSNKQLAKRLFEIEALQFSPEDPFKWTSGILSPVYCDNRLVMSDVRLRKEIAQSLAEKIREDYPDTDLIAGCATAGIPHAAWVAECLGLPMVYVRDKAKGHGKGNQIEGSMEAGQNAIVIEDLISTGKSSIAAAQALQKEGINVTGVLALFSYELQKAVEAFRDADLSYQSLTTFPYLLQVMKEEEKVAEESYARLREWNQDPEAFSYNYQG
- a CDS encoding Rqc2 family fibronectin-binding protein — translated: MSFDGVVTRAVTHELMEMLTPGRIMKIYQPTQTELIVTIRSKGKNHSLLLSAHPSYARIHVTEDTYQNPKEPPMFCMLLRKHLVGGFIESIEQLEMERVIQIKVRGKDEIGDETTKTLVMEIMGKHSNIILVDQERDMILDSIKHVSPSQSSYRTVLPGHSYRRPPDQGKTNPLTLEPEVFVKKLDFNSGRMDKQIMGILMGFSPMIATEINYRARLGSASTYQATFSRIQEQLIQHDYTPQLFRGQKEQFYVLPLESIQAETETYNTVSELLDAYYSGKAERDRVKQQAGDLARFMKNERDKNIRKIKKHEETLQKAEKADEFQRQGELLTAHMHLVKQGDASVTVVDYYDPEQGERTIELNPNKTPSENAQSYFATYSKMKKSKEVVQTEIEKAKEEIAYFDQLIQQIESAREEDVEEIREELREEGYMKAKPQKKKKKPQAPKPETYISTDGTTILVGKNNKQNEYVTTRMANRNDYWLHTKDIPGSHVVIRSEDPSDETLQEAALLAAYFSKSKASSSVPVDYTLIRHVKKPNGAKPGFVTYDNQKTLFVTPDEAFIRTMKNNQSDA